The following proteins come from a genomic window of Macadamia integrifolia cultivar HAES 741 chromosome 14, SCU_Mint_v3, whole genome shotgun sequence:
- the LOC122061931 gene encoding low-temperature-induced 65 kDa protein-like — MDSQLAPAHQHTHEEDPQSTTLPAVIEGEDEHHEKNSILKKVKAKAKKLKDTLGIKKQGHGHDHDHDPEVEEDDGEEEFEQAPSIYVHKTIATRIVLSPHENKLEQSGANLGPKPQLRPLEKDPQAPKDGFEESDPGNYQTKATDPTSTGGKEAGVTTLVSSFGKMGISNESGEHKPWSSTESHGQLPSNLPPIKTHITGENSQVIPESFNADEPDSHSRTSKVEEQPNQSSYTEKISAATSTIAEKAASAKNVVTSKLGYGGNDDAAEGGNASKSATVGEYGRKVASTVTEKLAPVYEKVAEAGSAVVSKMQGTGTGMGTGTGMATENRDVGGTDKGGSMKEYVAENLTPSDEDKALSEVISEALHTHNGEEPQKVSQPQGKVTESAEVARRLGSVDDGNTPEGMTLGNEVGKGMVDSFKGAVTSWFGKNGERQPPPQHNTSQALHGFSHGGGDGDEVVERKLNEFSN; from the exons ATGGATTCACAACTGGCACCCGCTCATCAACACACTCACGAAGAAGACCCGCAAAGCACAACTCTCCCTGCCG TTattgaaggagaagatgaaCATCATGAGAAGAATTCAATTTTAAAGAAGGTGAAGGCCAAGGCAAAGAAGTTAAAGGACACTCTCGGTATTAAGAAGCAAGGCCACGGACACGATCACGATCATGATCCAGAGGTAGAAGAAGACGATGGTGAAGAAGAATTTGAACAAGCCCCGAGTATTTATG TGCACAAAACAATAGCGACTCGGATCGTCCTGTCCCCGCATGAGAACAAATTGGAGCAATCCGGGGCTAATTTGGGTCCTAAGCCGCAGTTGCGACCGTTGGAGAAAGATCCTCAGGCACCGAAGGACGGGTTTGAGGAATCTGATCCTGGAAATTATCAGACCAAAGCTACTGATCCTACAAGCACAG GTGGGAAAGAAGCGGGGGTCACCACCTTGGTCAGTTCGTTCGGAAAGATGGGAATTTCCAATGAATCAGGTGAACATAAACCATGGTCATCCACCGAAAGTCACGGTCAGTTGCCCTCAAATTTACCTCCCATTAAAACCCATATCACCGGGGAAAATTCCCAAGTGATCCCGGAAAGCTTCAACGCCGACGAACCGGACAGTCATTCACGGACCAGTAAAGTCGAGGAACAACCAAACCAGAGTAGCTATACCGAGAAGATTTCTGCGGCTACGTCCACAATTGCAGAGAAAGCAGCATCTGCTAAAAACGTAGTCACTTCAAAGCTTGGTTATGGGGGAAACGATGACGCGGCAGAAGGCGGTAACGCTAGTAAATCAGCCACAGTAGGTGAATATGGCCGTAAGGTAGCTTCCACGGTGACCGAGAAATTAGCCCCGGTGTACGAGAAAGTTGCTGAGGCTGGAAGTGCGGTGGTGTCAAAGATGCAGGGGACGGGGACGGGGATGGGGACAGGGACAGGGATGGCGACGGAGAACAGGGATGTTGGAGGAACTGATAAGGGGGGATCAATGAAGGAATACGTAGCGGAGAATCTGACGCCGAGTGATGAAGATAAAGCGCTCTCTGAGGTTATATCGGAGGCATTGCATACGCACAACGGGGAGGAGCCACAGAAGGTGTCGCAGCCGCAGGGGAAAGTAACAGAGTCTGCTGAGGTAGCTAGGCGATTGGGATCTGTTGACGATGGTAACACGCCGGAGGGAATGACCTTAGGCAACGAGGTTGGTAAGGGCATGGTGGATAGTTTCAAAGGAGCGGTTACGTCTTGGTTTGGGAAGAATGGGGAGCgacaaccaccaccacaacacaacacatcGCAGGCGTTACATGGCTTCTCTCATG GTGGCGGCGACGGCGACGAGGTAGTCGAACGGAAGCTTAATGAGTTCAGCAACTGA